A genomic stretch from Helianthus annuus cultivar XRQ/B chromosome 1, HanXRQr2.0-SUNRISE, whole genome shotgun sequence includes:
- the LOC110865255 gene encoding fibrous sheath CABYR-binding protein translates to MASVEVESATNTLPEKVESTQEVPKEVETVVATPPAPEPEVEEPTKEPLTVDAPPPVEEPVAVETETKEVEEPKNEVEEVKAETTQEEVKETKEAEEETPATTEVVAEETPATTEAVAEETPTTVTEEAEKPVVEDEKPAEVVATTEVAKEE, encoded by the exons ATGGCAAGTGTTGAG GTTGAATCGGCTACAAACACCTTGCCAGAGAAGGTGGAAAGCACCCAAGAAGTACCAAAAGAAGTAGAGACAGTAGTTGCTACACCACCTGCACCAGAGCCAGAGGTGGAGGAGCCGACAAAAGAGCCACTAACCGTTGATGCTCCACCACCAGTTGAAGAGCCGGTTGCAGTTGAAACTGAGACTAAAGAGGTGGAGGAGCCTAAAAATGAGGTAGAAGAAGTTAAGGCGGAGACGACTCAAGAAGAGGTGAAGGAAACTAAGGAAGCCGAGGAAGAAACTCCGGCCACCACAGAGGTAGTGGCCGAAGAAACTCCGGCCACCACAGAGGCAGTGGCCGAAGAAACTCCAACGACAGTGACGGAGGAGGCTGAAAAACCTGTGGTGGAAGATGAAAAGCCAGCTGAGGTTGTTGCCACCACTGAAGTTGCAAAAGAGGAATAG